One window of the Montipora foliosa isolate CH-2021 chromosome 4, ASM3666993v2, whole genome shotgun sequence genome contains the following:
- the LOC137999162 gene encoding melatonin receptor type 1A-like: MSETADKRQEILTEQLLNRHTLLVVVEFTLFCIINIISIVGNVSVLMAFYRNPRLRTSANFYIVSLAVGDIILATLAMPLCCVSAFLGRWIFGNVACWLQASLAVMLGTTSLVTLALIAANRLLTVVYPNTHRRLVSKTTILLSLLFASFATAAVPLLFYLTGVTNIFHPGFLVCLFDFSSASYSLVIPIAVFETFLPYQVIFVCYFKIWRFLRNHNAQMFKSRVNPDEIRLNRLLALIVISFTVCFTPISVVILVECSREKILVPREVYVFATVMVGLAICVNPFIYGIMNSQFRREFAAIFRGRRARKIGVTNSKPQSNKCTEMHSVHLD, translated from the coding sequence ATGTCTGAAACAGCCGATAAAAGACAGGAAATCTTAACCGAACAGCTACTCAATCGACACACACTTCTCGTCGTAGTTGAATTCACACTTTTTTGTATTATTAACATAATTTCCATCGTGGGTAATGTTTCGGTGTTGATGGCCTTTTACAGGAATCCCAGGCTACGGACGTCTGCAAATTTCTACATCGTCTCTTTAGCAGTAGGAGATATTATTCTTGCCACTTTGGCGATGCCCCTATGTTGTGTCTCGGCTTTTCTCGGCCGATGGATTTTTGGAAACGTGGCATGTTGGCTTCAGGCTTCTCTGGCAGTAATGCTCGGAACCACATCATTGGTAACTTTAGCATTGATTGCGGCGAACAGACTTTTAACAGTCGTTTATCCGAACACTCATCGTCGACTGGTCTCGAAGACCACGATCTTGTTGTCCCTTCTTTTCGCTTCGTTTGCCACAGCAGCGGTGCCCCTCCTTTTCTACTTGACGGGAGTGACAAACATCTTTCATCCGGGCTTTCTTGTATGCTTGTTCGATTTTAGCTCGGCAAGCTATTCCCTCGTCATACCAATTGCTGTCTTCGAAACTTTCTTACCTTACCAAGTCATCTTTGTCTGTTATTTCAAGATTTGGCGCTTCCTTAGAAATCACAATGCCCAAATGTTCAAATCGCGTGTAAATCCGGACGAGATTCGATTGAATCGTTTGTTAGCTTTGATCGTTATCTCGTTTACAGTCTGTTTCACGCCCATATCAGTTGTCATCCTCGTGGAATGCTCCCGGGAGAAGATTTTGGTTCCTCGTGAAGTCTATGTCTTTGCCACTGTGATGGTTGGACTCGCAATCTGTGTAAATCCCTTCATTTACGGAATCATGAATTCACAGTTCAGGAGAGAATTTGCTGCGATATTTCGAGGAAGAAGAGCGAGGAAAATTGGAGTAACAAACAGTAAACCGCAGAGTAATAAGTGCACTGAAATGCACTCAGTCCATTTAGATTGA
- the LOC137999164 gene encoding microfibril-associated glycoprotein 4-like: MGTSHAMTTLIINVVPQFTVKPPKMMERYFGQSVILNCSADGHPVSSITWSRCKADLPEGRSQIANEQLKIESLRAEDSGTYTCSARSEMIQAETEVQLIVRIARDCAELLSVGFKESGVYTVNPANQTSFQVYCDMKTDGGGWTVFHKRFNGFVGFYRGWEEYKHGFGDVRGEFWLGNEKIHQLTEIPSQLRVEIKTPSNGNKYAKYSNFTITNEATNYTLFVSNYSGTAADLLKYHNGMSFSTKDRDNDMDGGHCAVSYTGAWWYRSCAGSSLNSNYGYSHYLWNWSPLKGSEMKVKPKRNK; the protein is encoded by the exons ATGGGAACTTCACACGCCATGACAACTTTGATCATCAATGTTGTGCCACAGTTTACCGTCAAACCACCAAAGATGATGGAGCGTTATTTTGGGCAGTCAGTCATATTGAACTGCTCAGCAGATGGACACCCGGTTTCAAGCATCACGTGGTCGCGATGCAAAGCAGATCTACCGGAAGGGAGGTCACAGATAGCCAATGAACAACTTAAGATCGAAAGTTTGAGGGCTGAAGATAGTGGTACTTATACCTGTTCAGCTCGTAGTGAAATGATTCAAGCTGAGACTGAAGTCCAACTTATAGTTAGGATTG CCCGTGATTGCGCTGAATTGCTCTCCGTTGGCTTCAAGGAAAGTGGCGTGTACACAGTAAACCCAGCAAATCAAACCAGTTTCCAGGTATACTGTGACATGAAGACAGATGGCGGCGGGTGGACCGTCTTTCACAAGCGCTTCAATGGGTTTGTTGGATTCTATAGGGGCTGGGAAGAGTACAAACACGGATTTGGTGACGTCAGAGGAGAGTTTTGGCTTGGAAACGAGAAGATTCATCAACTAACAGAGATTCCGAGTCAACTTCGAGTGGAAATCAAGACACCATCCAATGGAAATAAGTATGCAAAGTATAGTAACTTTACGATCACCAATGAAGCCACCAATTACACACTCTTTGTAAGCAACTATTCTGGTACAGCAGCAGACCTTTTAAAGTATCATAATGGTATGAGTTTTTCCACCAAGGACCGCGATAATGACATGGACGGGGGACACTGTGCAGTAAGTTACACAGGCGCCTGGTGGTACAGGAGTTGCGCCGGCTCGAGCCTGAACAGCAATTACGGGTACAGTCATTATCTGTGGAATTGGAGCCCCCTTAAAGGCAGTGAAATGAAAGTAAAACCAAAGCGcaataagtaa
- the LOC137999163 gene encoding melatonin receptor type 1C-like, which produces MCAHEDTAKDLQTALRKRCTETVIAESIIMGCLHTAGFASSMLICLSIYGNVRLRSAVHMYILSYAIIDLLKSMFVMPFTFGVVIKGEWISTAPLCQFQGYVISGLDIATTLTITMTAIDRYVANSHLAQYVTLFKRKHVCGVLVVSWLISFAVPLSFTIKANDFVLHPGYGICRQVVTNASFLSASILKIIFSVLPFIIIVACFYSAKVNMQRTNKTTAPRAKEGRMVNTTTWMEQEASTRLFAAFTLGILVFWVPSYVCDVVDAFTHEYYLPRSIYLLSTLIANASCFTKSLIVASMNEVFLIEFKRIFKLRKSRRVVDFNIEANGEEEKGSELMAQTRKCRKYDCEMKELEDGVKGAESTA; this is translated from the coding sequence ATGTGTGCTCACGAGGATACCGCGAAAGATCTACAAACTGCACTTCGCAAGAGATGCACGGAAACTGTTATCGCGGAAAGCATTATCATGGGCTGTTTGCATACGGCAGGATTTGCCTCTAGCATGTTAATTTGCCTGTCTATTTACGGAAACGTTAGACTTCGCTCCGCAGTTCATATGTACATACTATCATACGCAATCATCGATTTGCTCAAGTCGATGTTCGTCATGCCTTTTACATTCGGCGTTGTTATAAAAGGCGAATGGATTTCAACAGCCCCCTTATGCCAATTTCAAGGATATGTCATCTCCGGTCTTGATATCGCGACAACTTTAACGATAACCATGACCGCTATAGACAGATACGTGGCAAACAGCCACCTTGCACAATATGTAACTTTATTCAAACGGAAACATGTTTGCGGCGTGCTGGTGGTTTCTTGGTTGATCTCATTCGCGGTCCCGCTGTCTTTTACAATCAAGGCAAACGACTTTGTTCTACACCCTGGTTACGGCATCTGCCGACAAGTGGTAACAAACGCCAGTTTTCTGAGTGCGTCGATTTTAAAAATCATCTTCTCTGTTTTACCTTTTATCATAATCGTAGCATGTTTCTACAGTGCAAAAGTTAATatgcagagaaccaacaaaactACCGCGCCTCGTGCAAAGGAAGGAAGGATGGTGAATACAACGACATGGATGGAGCAGGAAGCATCAACAAGACTCTTTGCTGCGTTCACACTTGGAATTTTAGTTTTCTGGGTACCGTCTTACGTTTGCGATGTAGTTGATGCGTTCACACACGAATATTATCTTCCTCGTTCAATTTATTTGCTTAGCACGCTTATTGCGAACGCATCTTGTTTCACCAAGTCTTTGATCGTCGCCTCTATGAACGAGGTTTTTTTGATTGAGTTTAAGAGAATCTTTAAGTTACGGAAAAGTAGAAGAGTTGTCGACTTTAACATCGAGGCAAATGGCGAAGAAGAAAAGGGTTCAGAGCTTATGGCACAAACACGTAAGTGCAGAAAATATGACTGCGAGATGAAAGAATTGGAAGACGGCGTTAAAGGAGCTGAATCTACAGCGTGA
- the LOC138001186 gene encoding ficolin-2-like, giving the protein MFVKGQSLTIVRVKKEDAGTYICKASSPVGSLRVATHLLVTVAPRFTVKPLPLIEKFEGTSVTVNCSAAGDPKPVITWEPICAERLPRKRSDTTERSLTIRNVTPDDQGKYACVASSSLFRSRTEFDLRVKTARDCSTLYSSGEVSSGLYTINPDGQSSFQVFCDMNTDGGGWTVIQRRLDGSTNFFRDWDTYKNGFGELAREFWLGNDKISRLTQAMHADLLVKLSDWEGATAYAKYGVFRVADETFKYELEVGSYSGNAGDSLLYHNASYFNNMDRDNDNRREGNCAVKSVGAWWYNSCHDSNLNGQYMGAGKTDTKGMVWYYWKNNEQVLKTTQMMLRPKSFG; this is encoded by the exons ATGTTCGTCAAAGGACAGAGTTTGACAATAGTGCGTGTTAAAAAAGAGGATGCGGGAACTTATATCTGCAAAGCATCTAGCCCAGTTGGATCATTACGAGTGGCTACTCACCTTTTGGTAACAGTGGCGCCCAGGTTTACAGTTAAACCACTTCCTCTGATTGAAAAGTTTGAGGGGACCTCG GTCACAGTGAATTGCTCTGCCGCCGGTGATCCGAAACCGGTAATCACCTGGGAACCTATTTGTGCGGAAAGGCTGCCAAGGAAAAGATCGGACACGACAGAACGGAGCTTGACCATCCGAAACGTGACTCCTGACGATCAGGGCAAGTACGCATGCGTTGCAAGCAGTTCCCTTTTCCGCTCGCGAACAGAATTTGATCTACGAGTGAAGACAG CACGTGACTGTTCCACTTTGTATTCATCGGGTGAAGTGTCCAGCGGCTTGTACACGATCAACCCAGACGGCCAATCTTCGTTCCAGGTCTTTTGTGATATGAACACAGACGGTGGTGGATGGACTGTGATACAAAGGAGACTGGACGGCAGTACTAACTTCTTCCGCGACTGGGATACCTACAAAAATGGCTTTGGGGAACTTGCTCGTGAATTTTGGCTCGGAAACGACAAAATAAGTCGTCTTACACAAGCCATGCATGCTGATTTGCTCGTCAAGTTGTCAGACTGGGAAGGAGCGACAGCCTACGCCAAATATGGAGTTTTCCGAGTCGCAGACGAGACGTTTAAATACGAACTTGAAGTCGGTTCTTACTCGGGAAATGCTGGAGACTCGCTATTATATCACAATGCATCATACTTTAACAATATGGACAGGGACAACGATAACAGAAGAGAAGGTAACTGCGCTGTCAAGAGTGTTGGTGCGTGGTGGTATAACAGCTGTCACGACTCTAATTTAAACGGACAATACATGGGTGCTGGAAAGACAGACACCAAGGGAATGGTTTGGTATTATTGGAAGAACAACGAACAGGTGTTGAAAACCACACAGATGATGCTTCGACCCAAATCGTTCGGCTAA